One Cohnella candidum genomic region harbors:
- a CDS encoding YihY/virulence factor BrkB family protein gives MSPKEKTVWFAKHLYVRFKDDDVPAMSAQLTYYLILAFFPFLIFLVTIISFLQLGGNSVLDEFIRMLPADSADSLRKTLQEVTENRSGAVLSFGMLGTLWAASNGVGAIMKGLNKAYDEKETRPFWKTRGLSLLSTVVLAVVIAVSIPLLVFGHVIGEYIFRLLSFPQGFELIWGLIRYAFPVAALFGVFALLYWLIPDRRLTFREVVPGALFAVVGWIASSLLFAVYVNHFGNYSKTYGSLGGVILLLIWLYMSANILLLGGEINATLAFDKKGAQNRSSRIRTHTMEFPPLRGGSGVTRG, from the coding sequence ATGAGCCCGAAAGAGAAAACCGTATGGTTCGCGAAGCACCTGTACGTGCGTTTCAAGGACGACGACGTGCCCGCCATGAGCGCCCAATTGACGTACTATTTGATTCTCGCCTTTTTTCCTTTCCTCATCTTTCTGGTCACGATTATCAGTTTTCTTCAACTGGGCGGAAATTCCGTGTTGGACGAATTCATCCGCATGCTTCCGGCAGACTCCGCTGACAGCTTACGGAAAACTTTGCAGGAGGTTACGGAGAACCGGAGCGGCGCCGTCCTCTCCTTCGGGATGCTGGGTACGCTGTGGGCCGCTTCCAACGGCGTGGGCGCCATCATGAAAGGGCTCAACAAAGCCTATGACGAAAAGGAAACCCGGCCGTTCTGGAAAACGCGCGGCCTCTCTCTTCTGTCCACCGTCGTACTGGCCGTCGTGATTGCGGTCTCGATTCCGCTGCTCGTGTTCGGACATGTGATCGGGGAGTACATTTTCCGGTTGCTGAGCTTTCCCCAAGGTTTTGAACTGATCTGGGGGCTCATCCGCTACGCTTTCCCCGTCGCGGCGCTTTTCGGCGTGTTCGCTTTGCTCTACTGGCTCATTCCGGACAGAAGGCTGACGTTCCGCGAAGTGGTGCCCGGCGCTTTGTTCGCCGTCGTTGGCTGGATCGCGTCGTCGCTGCTGTTCGCGGTGTACGTCAACCATTTCGGAAACTATTCGAAAACGTACGGAAGCCTGGGAGGCGTCATCTTGCTGCTGATCTGGCTGTACATGAGCGCGAACATCCTGCTGCTCGGGGGCGAAATCAACGCGACGCTGGCCTTCGATAAGAAAGGCGCGCAGAACCGCTCCTCCCGCATCCGGACGCATACGATGGAATTTCCTCCGCTGCGGGGCGGATCCGGCGTTACAAGGGGTTAA
- a CDS encoding EamA family transporter — MSWLLYALLSAVTAALVAIFGKIGLKDLDANAATAVRSVIMALFLLGVVAVQGKFSQMGEILGHKRALTFVALSGVAGALSWLFYFLALKYGRVSQVGPIDKFSVVIAVVLAYLFLGEKISLLNSLGVVLIAAGAILVALK; from the coding sequence TTGTCATGGCTGCTTTATGCGCTGCTTTCCGCGGTGACGGCGGCGCTCGTGGCGATCTTCGGAAAGATCGGGCTGAAGGACTTGGACGCGAACGCCGCGACGGCCGTACGGTCCGTCATTATGGCGTTGTTCCTCCTTGGCGTGGTGGCGGTGCAGGGGAAATTCTCGCAGATGGGGGAAATCCTCGGCCACAAAAGGGCTTTGACGTTCGTCGCGCTGAGTGGCGTCGCCGGCGCCTTGTCCTGGCTGTTCTACTTTCTGGCGCTGAAGTACGGCCGAGTATCGCAGGTAGGTCCCATCGACAAGTTCAGCGTCGTCATCGCCGTCGTGCTGGCTTACCTTTTCCTCGGAGAAAAGATTTCCCTGCTGAACTCGCTGGGCGTCGTCTTGATCGCCGCAGGGGCTATCCTCGTCGCCTTGAAATGA
- a CDS encoding IS3 family transposase, producing the protein MVGHYEGGGVPEKYRLVHELRENFSVTELCKEVGVSRSGYYAYVKRLEEDKDKASKQLVRATYERYNGVYGYRQVQLFLHQDYGVWMNHKKVLRLMQLMGLRSKIRRKYRHNSRTWNTGDRAVGNILSRQFRADAPNQKWVTDITQYRVGDSWLYLSAIKDLCQNEIVAHHISESNDTELVLQTFAKAFETEKDVTGLIVHSDQGTQYTSYKYHDMLPKVGAQISMSRRGNCYDNASMESFFSHLKAEGLYPYDIRTFEEAQRRIDEYIHFYNHCRPQRKLNKLAPVQYRRQLVG; encoded by the coding sequence GTGGTTGGCCATTACGAAGGCGGAGGTGTACCAGAGAAATATAGGCTCGTCCATGAGCTCCGTGAAAACTTTAGCGTCACTGAGCTCTGTAAGGAAGTCGGCGTTTCCCGCAGTGGATACTACGCCTATGTAAAAAGGTTGGAGGAGGACAAGGATAAAGCATCTAAGCAGCTAGTTCGTGCCACTTATGAGCGTTACAACGGTGTTTACGGTTATAGGCAAGTTCAGCTATTCCTGCATCAAGATTACGGTGTATGGATGAACCACAAGAAGGTGCTGCGGTTAATGCAATTAATGGGCCTTCGCTCTAAAATTCGTCGCAAATACCGTCATAACAGCCGCACTTGGAACACAGGTGACCGGGCTGTTGGAAACATCTTGAGTCGCCAATTCAGAGCAGACGCACCTAACCAAAAATGGGTCACCGATATCACGCAGTATCGAGTTGGCGATTCCTGGCTGTACCTCTCCGCCATTAAAGACTTATGCCAGAACGAAATCGTCGCTCACCATATAAGTGAGAGTAATGACACGGAACTTGTGTTACAGACATTCGCAAAGGCATTCGAAACGGAGAAGGACGTGACCGGCCTGATCGTTCACAGCGATCAGGGAACCCAGTACACGTCCTACAAGTACCACGACATGCTGCCAAAGGTTGGCGCCCAAATCAGCATGTCACGCCGAGGCAATTGTTATGACAATGCCTCCATGGAGAGCTTCTTCTCGCATTTGAAAGCGGAAGGGCTCTACCCCTATGATATTCGAACCTTTGAAGAAGCACAAAGGCGAATTGATGAGTACATCCACTTTTACAATCATTGTCGACCGCAAAGAAAATTGAACAAGCTGGCTCCGGTTCAATACCGGCGCCAGCTTGTCGGGTAG
- the asnB gene encoding asparagine synthase (glutamine-hydrolyzing) → MCGITGWIDWNEDLTKQADTIEKMTETLELRGPDASGTWLSRHCAFGHRRLSVIDPANGAQPMVRPVKSAEEQDCVVVYNGELYNAGELRDELVRLGYRFRTTCDTEVLLLSYVEWGPACVDKFNGIFAFAIWRTDEETLFMARDRLGVKPLFYRHSEGRLLFGSEPKAILAHPEVPAEVDAEGLAELFVIGPARTPGHGVWRGMLELKPGHCLTYDRNGLRTTAYWKLESHPHEDDADATAKRVGELLSDTLERQLVSDVPLCTLLSGGLDSSALTALAVRYYERTGQGRVHTFSVDYVDNDKHFTAHDFQPNPDAPWIERMSRHLATEHHGVQFDTPELADSLEAAVRAKDLPGMADIDASLYLFCREIKKHSTVAISGEAADEIFGGYPWFHRQDALAAETFPWSLAASLRTGLLSPEMRQLLRPEEYLGDRYAQAVAEVPHLAGEDEQKRRMRRMSYLNITRFMPTLLDRKDRMSMAVGLEVRVPYCDHRLVEYVWNIPWEIKMAGDREKGILRRSLEGVLPHDVLYRKKSPYPKTHNPNYLSTVRSRLLERLDDPSSPLLPLIDADKIREIAATTDASSHLPWFGQLMSGPQLFAYLLQMEYWLRQYKVKIVG, encoded by the coding sequence ATGTGCGGCATTACCGGATGGATCGACTGGAACGAGGATTTAACGAAACAAGCCGACACGATTGAGAAAATGACGGAAACCCTGGAGCTCCGCGGACCGGACGCTTCGGGCACCTGGCTGTCCCGCCACTGCGCCTTCGGCCACCGGCGGCTGTCCGTCATCGATCCCGCGAACGGGGCGCAGCCGATGGTCCGCCCGGTCAAATCGGCGGAGGAGCAGGATTGCGTCGTCGTTTACAACGGGGAGCTTTACAATGCGGGAGAATTGCGCGACGAGCTGGTCCGGCTCGGATACCGGTTTAGGACGACCTGCGACACCGAAGTGCTGCTGCTCAGTTACGTGGAGTGGGGACCGGCCTGCGTCGACAAGTTCAACGGAATCTTCGCGTTCGCCATCTGGCGGACCGACGAGGAAACGTTGTTCATGGCCCGGGACCGCCTTGGCGTGAAGCCGTTGTTTTACCGCCATTCGGAAGGGAGGCTTCTGTTCGGGTCGGAGCCGAAGGCGATATTAGCACATCCGGAAGTTCCGGCGGAGGTGGATGCGGAAGGCTTGGCTGAGCTGTTCGTGATCGGGCCGGCCCGGACGCCCGGACACGGCGTGTGGCGGGGCATGCTCGAGCTCAAGCCGGGGCATTGCCTGACCTACGACCGGAACGGACTGCGGACGACGGCTTACTGGAAGCTCGAAAGCCATCCTCACGAAGACGACGCGGACGCGACCGCGAAGCGAGTCGGCGAACTACTGTCCGATACGCTTGAAAGGCAGCTCGTGTCGGACGTCCCATTGTGCACGCTGCTATCGGGAGGGTTGGATTCGAGCGCGCTGACCGCCCTTGCGGTCCGCTATTACGAGAGGACGGGACAAGGGCGCGTCCATACGTTCTCCGTCGATTACGTGGACAACGACAAGCATTTCACGGCCCATGACTTTCAGCCGAACCCGGACGCCCCGTGGATCGAGCGGATGAGCCGCCACTTGGCCACCGAGCATCACGGAGTCCAGTTCGATACGCCGGAGCTGGCCGATTCGCTGGAAGCGGCCGTCCGGGCGAAAGATCTGCCCGGCATGGCGGATATCGACGCGTCGCTGTACCTTTTTTGCCGGGAAATCAAAAAGCATTCCACCGTCGCGATCTCCGGGGAGGCGGCGGACGAAATTTTCGGCGGATACCCCTGGTTCCATCGGCAGGACGCTCTGGCGGCCGAAACGTTTCCCTGGTCCCTAGCCGCTTCGCTTCGTACCGGATTGCTTTCTCCCGAAATGAGACAGCTTCTTCGTCCCGAGGAGTATTTGGGAGACCGGTATGCGCAGGCGGTGGCCGAGGTGCCCCATCTCGCCGGGGAAGACGAACAGAAGAGGCGCATGCGGCGGATGTCCTATTTGAACATTACCCGCTTCATGCCGACGCTGCTCGACCGGAAAGACCGGATGAGTATGGCGGTCGGGCTGGAGGTGCGCGTGCCTTATTGCGATCACCGGCTGGTCGAATACGTCTGGAACATCCCGTGGGAAATCAAAATGGCCGGAGACCGGGAAAAAGGCATTTTGCGGCGGTCGCTGGAAGGGGTCCTTCCGCACGACGTCCTCTACCGCAAGAAAAGCCCGTATCCCAAAACCCATAACCCCAACTACCTGTCGACGGTTCGATCCCGCTTGCTGGAGAGGCTCGACGACCCTTCGTCGC